From a single Solanum dulcamara chromosome 4, daSolDulc1.2, whole genome shotgun sequence genomic region:
- the LOC129886101 gene encoding uncharacterized protein LOC129886101 — protein sequence MEVDKRTSKGGFLQLFDWNIKSRKKLFSNKSELPENSKQGKENANGSVNLRLQQAHDYGPGSNSKQNYDFYNASSVAEDESYGQKPPGVVARLMGLDSLPTSKESDSYFNSSSDCHSFRDSPYLSFIADFQNEHHMVVDGNMRNKLDGIKRNPVEIRLQKVQSRPIERFQSEVLPPKSAKPIPVTQHRLLSPIKSPGFIPPKNAAYIIEAAAKIYEQSPRPVAREKAQSSGSSSVPLRIRDLSDKMEAVQRQSRIYEASHRPKEQNFVKNVRRQPYEKGQVQSDNMRQLRASEVSRRDVSQSKGKEKSVSLAVQAKTNVQKREGKESTSSKNPLNQKEQNESKSGRRRPSVKVGERKHSLNRPSDVLRQNNQKQNSASNKDGESSKTSAPYHKEKKSSSTGNMSRSTKTVSRIVVNTTTASGTASIVGTDVGKDLSSSRDSRVRSFTGKKQLVNGDFGSDGYGADNMMKSKDERSIKCNLTIEGCSNWDTADRKNGSDVVSFTFTSPIKKSMPGPTSSSPVLEKNNALSLFPGSSDDRTDSRTSKISSLGLDPIGVDLGILLEQKIKELTSKVGPSCEDLIKTGAASSSANTSEDSVSIVAHRRKLQVDLLHEKAGDRGHSSVDDLQFTATLMWQGSKKVENPKTAGSFTCEREFSLLCSSLASSLEPSISGGSCNSLDSYRSLTTEGNKYHLSDVSQEMMNWKTYMMTHLVEGDAELLDSASSVSLAGAGEKDLTTSTSTNFSESPYWEFTYIRDVIRSSELVLEDFVLGEVQSIIALDLFDQLEDQNTRTNKNAEDQLKIRRRVLFDSVVECLEFKCKQSFSGSFESWAKWTALVQRKEWLAEEVYREIAGWTSMEELMVDEVVDKDMSTQLGKWTDFSFEAFEEGVDIEKGILSSLMDELIHDLM from the exons ATGGAGGTTGATAAGAGAACTTCAAAGGGCGGCTTTCTTCAGCTATTTGATTGGAATATCAAATCTCGGAAGAAGCTTTTCTCTAACAAGTCTGAACTACCTG AAAACTCTAaacaaggaaaagaaaatgCCAATGGATCAGTCAATTTAAGACTTCAGCAG GCTCATGATTATGGTCCTGGTTCCAACTCCAAGCAGAACTATGACTTCTATAATGCTTCATCAGTAGCTGAGGATGAAAGTTATGGTCAAAAACCACCTGGAGTTGTTGCACGTCTTATGGGTTTGGATTCTTTGCCAACTTCAAAAGAGTCTGATTCCTATTTTAATTCATCCTCTGATTGTCACTCGTTCAGAGATTCTCCATATCTAAGTTTTATAGCTGATTTCCAGAATGAACATCATATGGTAGTCGATGGTAACATGCGAAATAAATTGGATGGAATTAAGAGAAACCCTGTTGAAATAAGGCTGCAGAAGGTGCAGAGCCGGCCTATCGAGAGGTTTCAAAGTGAGGTATTGCCTCCAAAATCAGCTAAACCTATTCCAGTCACTCAACACAGATTGTTATCTCCTATCAAGAGTCCTGGGTTCATCCCTCCTAAGAATGCAGCTTACATAATAGAGGCAGCTGCCAAAATTTACGAGCAGAGTCCTCGACCTGTGGCCAGAGAGAAGGCGCAATCTTCTGGGTCTTCCTCTGTCCCTTTGAGAATACGGGACTTGAGCGATAAAATGGAGGCTGTTCAGAGACAGTCTAGGATTTATGAAGCATCGCACAGGCCAAAAGAACAAAATTTTGTAAAGAACGTTAGAAGGCAACCCTACGAAAAAGGCCAGGTTCAATCAGATAATATGCGTCAATTGAGGGCTTCTGAGGTATCAAGAAGAGATGTCTCCCAAAGTAAGGGGAAGGAGAAGTCAGTTTCACTTGCAGTTCAGGCAAAGACCAATGTTCAGAAACGAGAAGGGAAGGAATCTACTTCTAGTAAGAACCCATTGAACCAGAAAGAACAGAATGAGTCTAAGTCTGGTCGGAGGCGGCCAAGTGTAAAAGTTGGGGAAAGAAAACATTCACTCAACCGGCCTTCTGATGTGCTCAGGCAGAACAACCAGAAGCAGAACTCTGCATCTAATAAAGACGGGGAGAGTTCGAAAACTTCAGCTCCCTACCACAAAGAGAAAAAATCATCATCTACTGGTAACATGTCTAGGTCAACCAAGACTGTAAGTAGAATTGTTGTAAATACCACAACTGCTAGCGGAACTGCAAGTATTGTAGGAACTGATGTTGGAAAGGACCTTTCATCATCTAGGGACTCCAGAGTGAGGTCCTTTACTGGAAAGAAACAGCTAGTCAATGGAGATTTTGGTTCTGATGGATATGGTGCTGACAATATGATGAAGAGTAAAGATGAGAGGTctataaaatgtaatttaaCTATTGAAGGATGTTCCAATTGGGATACAGCTGACAGGAAAAATGGGAGTGATGTAGTGTCATTTACGTTCACCTCACCCATCAAAAAATCAATGCCTGGCCCCACTTCGTCAAGTCCTGTTTTGGAAAAGAATAATGCTTTGTCTCTCTTTCCAGGTTCTTCTGATGATCGGACTGATTCAAGAACATCAAAGATATCTTCTTTAGGTTTGGATCCCATTGGTGTTGATTTGGGTATTCTCTTAGAACAAAAGATTAAAGAATTAACTTCTAAAGTTGGACCATCTTGTGAAGATCTCATCAAAACAGGGGCTGCTTCTAGTTCTGCCAATACTTCTGAAGATAGTGTGTCCATTGTTGCACATAGGAGGAAACTTCAAGTTGATTTGCTTCATGAAAAAGCAGGTGACCGCGGTCACTCTTCTGTTGATGACCTCCAGTTTACTGCAACTCTGATGTGGCAG GGCTCAAAAAAGGTAGAAAATCCTAAAACTGCCGGCAGCTTTACTTGTGAAAGAGAATTTAGTCTCCTTTGTTCTAGTCTGGCCTCAAGTTTGGAACCTTCTATCTCAGGAGGCAGTTGCAACTCCTTGGATAGCTACAGAAGTTTAACGACTGAAG GGAACAAGTACCATCTGTCTGATGTATCTCAGGAAATGATGAATTGGAAAACCTACATGATGACTCATTTGGTAGAAGGTGATGCAGAGTTATTGGACTCAGCCTCTTCAGTTTCTCTTGCTGGTGCAGGTGAAAAGGATTTAACTACATCGACTTCCACAAATTTCAGTGAATCCCCTTACTGGGAGTTTACATATATTAGAGATGTAATCAGAAGTTCAGAGTTGGTGTTAGAAGATTTTGTGCTGGGTGAGGTTCAGAGTATTATTGCTCTCGATCTTTTTGACCAGTTGGAGGATCAGAATACTCGAACTAATAAAAATGCTGAAGACCAGCTGAAGATTAGGAGAAGAGTGTTGTTTGATTCGGTGGTTGAATGTTTGGAATTCAAATGTAAACAAAGTTTTTCTGGAAGTTTTGAATCTTGGGCAAAGTGGACAGCGTTGGTCCAAAGGAAGGAGTGGTTGgcagaagaagtatatagagagattGCTGGCTGGACAAGCATGGAAGAATTGATGGTGGATGAAGTTGTTGACAAGGACATGAGCACACAACTCGGGAAATGGACCGATTTTAGCTTTGAAGCCTTCGAAGAGGGTGTTGACATTGAGAAGGGGATCCTTTCATCTTTGATGGATGAATTGATCCATGATCTAATGTGA